The following DNA comes from Solea senegalensis isolate Sse05_10M linkage group LG10, IFAPA_SoseM_1, whole genome shotgun sequence.
GTAatttcccttcctcctccttgcATTTCCTCCCCCATTTTCTGACTCCCTCATCTCTCTcgttcactctctctctctctttcgctcactctctccacctctccgTGATTGGCTGAGCGGGCTGATGACACATAGGAGGCAGAGGGTGCAGGACTATAAAACCTCTGGCTCTGCTCAGACACAGACAAATCTTGTTCTCGACTGTGCTCTGCGCAAAAAGGATAATTACTTACCCACCCACTCGAGCAACACACCAGCTCTACCATCCCCAACTTGCTGATATGTGCAAAGGACTAGCATCGCTGCCTACCTGCTGCCTGGAAAGGTACATGAAGCTTCATGGCACTCACAACATGACAAATGGATTAAAGGAcacatcgtgtgtgtgtgtgtgtgtgtgtgtgtgagccaaaAAGCTAAAGGagaatgtctgtttttaaaaagtatcCCAGAGAGCAAATTGTACATTTGTAATAAGTGGGAGTTTATGCTCAGCTGTAATATACAGCAGTGTAATTGCGTgtgaacaaatgtgtgtattcaAGGTCTGTTTATCTAACctatttgcttttcttcttctttttcctctcacagGGCCAAGGAGCTGAAAGCAAGGCTGGGAAGCGTTCTGCAAAAATCCAGTTGGAACCTACACTGCTGCTGCAAGATAGGGAAAAATAAGTAAGCATATATGACACATCATGTACTATAGTATATGCTTTTTTTCAACCACTATATTTACTGCCACTGTTTGCAttgtttaatataaatctaatcgcaatctttttttcttcttttttttaaggccAACGCTGGAGGAATGCCTCAGGTGGAAGGAGTCCTTTGAAAAGCTCCTGTCCAGCAAATGTAAGGGAACGCTGAGATTCTATTACACACTGGCGCACAAACAgaacactacacacacatacgctcAGCCCTGCAGGACTGTGCTGTACCACAATTAATCAAATTTCCCTTTCGCCTCGCAGATGGACTGTGCGCCTTCACCGCCTTCCTGGTATCGGAGTTCAGCGAGGAGAACATCGCGTTCTACTTTGCTTGCGAGGAATACAGGAGCACCAAGTCCCCTGCAAAACTTCAAGCCAAAGCCCACAAGATCTATGATGAATTCATCGGGAGCGAGGCTCCCAGGGAGGTAAGAAGCACACATGTTTGCTTTTGCTGCAAGAAATCAAAACTCATTTCTAGGTTATTTCTTTTGAGACTAATGTGTGTCCTTCTCCCCCAGATTAACATCGACCACGAAACACGTGACATCACCAAGGCCAACATGCAGACCCCCTCACCTTCTTGCTTCGATATTGCTCAGCACCGGATCTACATGCTCATGGCCAAAGACTGCTACCCTCGCTTCCTACGCTCACCCGCCTACAGAGATCTCCTGAGCCAGCCCAAACCGAGCGACAAGGCCACGAAGCAGCCGAGGCAGGAGAAGAAGGTGTGAAGAACTGATCTCCCCGTGGGCCGATGAAGGATTGCTAGTTGTAACCTTAAGGGGTTAAGAAGGCAGCAGGCGAGATGTGGCATATTGGTTGCGGCATCATGAAGCCGGGACGctgacgcagacacacacagagattgtCGCGAGAGCAGCGGTGGGTTCTGTAGAGAAGTCAACCAGCTTTCTCAGAAGACAAGGAAGGATGGATGGgacagtaagagagagagagaaggaaaacgCAAGGAAAGTTGGAGGTTCATGCCTTAAAAGGTGGATTGTTGTGTGAACCCAGATGAAGTTTGGGGAAGTGACGAGAGACAGCGTAACAGACAGTCAAAGAGGAGGGTGTGTGAGGGGTGGGGAATGCACTTTTCTGTGCCTTTTGGCAAAGCTTTTGTGCTTGTAGTGTGCAGTGTCCTTCTGTCAAACGTACACACTGCTCGTGAACAGGCATGCAGGGTACTCAATTCTGatgaatttgtatttatttgcctGTAACATTCTGTATATCTGTTGCATTTTTACAGAAACAAAGTGTGCAATGTAATTTATCGTGTACTATTTATatcacagttttttgttttttttttacatttcagcaaataaactaaataaattatttgaaaaataaatgtgatctTTTTCATTGAATGAAAACGTACGGCAGAGCTTGCAGGTCAAAGCcaaacacaatgaaaagaaacatttcataCCCGCAGTCACCTTTAGCCCAGACGTATCTAAGACCCTGATTTCCTATACAGTAACAGAGGCATCACCTGTAAACACAGGTTGGATTTGCACGTAGCTGTGCAAATACCCAGTCAGTCACATAATCGGATGTGAAAATGACTATGACGTATTTGCCCTCTGTTATTAGCGGCATCCTTGCAGCCAGTGTTGAGCCTACATGTTTTTCACCAAGGAAACTGTGTCAACTCTGACAGTCACACAGCATCCGCCTGTGCCCAGCCTTTGTCCCATATCATGTGGATGGGGGAAAGAGCTTTCTGGCAAACAGGAAGGGCAGTGAGCTGGTGTGAGAGCATTAACGTAATAGGAAGGCCAATAAAACTTCATTATTGCCCTAGCAACTGTTTGCACTAGCCATCAACTTCGGGTAATAAATGACAGCAAAGCTGGAGCCTGAGCAGTGCTGTCCACAACACACATAACAGAGGGATATTACTAAAGCCCTCCAGAGTTTGCGGTTACATAATACCATTGATTAAATTGATGATGCCCCGCAATCTTATTTGTGCTCATTAAAATGGTAAATATTGTAGTTAAGTCTGCTTTGGTAGACCTAGCTGAATGTCTAGTTTGTGTATTCAGATGTGATCAGTGAAGAGTGGAGCCAGTGTCAGGTGTTCCACAGGCCCGATGCATATATGAACGCCTCGTACGCTGCTGCCCCCTGACATTTTTATCTCGATCTAAGCATAGCAATGACCATCTGCAACGCAGCTGCCGCGAGGAGTCAGCATGTTGTGAACGTGTGTCGTCTTTGTTcgcggtgttttttttttcaagacttTTGAGAAGTTGGGAAGAGAAGGGCCCTCGCGACTCCAGGTGTTATTAAGAAGAACAGACGTCAACTAAAAGCATATCGGATGGGAGGTGGATGTTCATTAATCGCAGATGCtttaaacttggcaggtgactttaAAGTGGTCTGGacaagaaatgcaagagatcaGTAGAAATCTCCAAAGGAGATGCTCCTCTCCCAATTCCCACAGTGTCAACCATCGGATGAGAATGTAGACACACACTATAAAAATGAGCGACAAGTAGACATGGCAGATAATCCCAGAGGCGGTAAAACTAGAGGATTTTTTGAAATCCGACACACCCAACTTTGTAACCGATTTGCAATGTTTTagtcctgagaaagcacagacgagGCGATGCagaccacacacttggcgttCAATCAAACGATTTCTGGGAGGAGactccagggatttgggatctcacagacaCTCGCGTGGTtaaacgtgacttcagaattgAGGCGGACTGGCGGCGGCGTCAGTTAAtagatgttgtgtgtgtgccatgtttTGCGGGATATAAAATGCTATAAATCCACAAGTTTGTCCTCTTTCTCCGCCGTCCACTGGGCTCAGGTCATGGTCTTCACATTTATTGTCGTGGCACTGTCGGCAGCCATGTTtcggctgtaaaaaaaagaaggtcaaCTGGTTCCAGTTTCTTGTTACCTCACCTCCTTAGCTGTATATAAGCCCAGTTCAGATTGCACTCTTCTTTCCAGATCGGATTAGTTCTCTTATTTTAGATACCTATCACAATTTAAACGCATGTATAACTCTGGTTAAAAAGTATTCCATGGAATTAACGGTCATGCTTTTTCAGTATGAAAAATGTAGTCTTTCAAATTTAGGCACTAACACTGCTTCAACTGTATTTCCAAGAGGGCTCAGTTACTCATGCAACTTCAAGAGCATCACTTGTTGTGAGAGTATGAACgtgtactttgtttgttttttgatgacGACAATGTGAGTTCAATGGAAGTGAACGTAACGTGTGGTGCTTGATTCATCAGCGGCCTTTTCCAGAAAAACCAAACCACAAAGCGACTTCAAAAACGACAACACCGTAAGCCGTCTCCCTTGGAACAACGTTTCTTTGAAGATGGAGTTCCAGAGGTGGAGTTGAAAAGTTACTAAATTATTGGTGAGGTTTtttgataatgataatattactattgttttaaatcttgttttcagcttcttaaatgtgaatatttcctggtctCTTTGCTCCGtttaacaatgaaatcattaaaactcaatcattatggtttgtggacaaaacaagacatttgaggacttCATCATTTCAGGGTTTaagaaacactgatgaacattgttcaacattttatgggCCGAACAAGTCAGTACTTGATTGATCAAGGTAATAAaagacagattaatcgattataaagACATCCAGTTTCATCACATTATCTGTCCAGTTAATACTGTCAGCGTCTTTAAATGTCCAGGAAAGCGCTGTATAAagatgatgtattattattattattattatatatataatgtcaTGTGTGTTCTCTCACAAGGTGGACAGTTTTGTTCACAGGCTGAGCcaactttgttttttatccatCTGTGTTAAATTGTGTGAACAATCATCCCGAGGCAACAGTGTGTGAATACTCGTGAAGTTACACTGACCTCTAGTGGTTTGATGTCTACATTGGCTTTTTACAGCAGGGTTAAAAAAGGAGAGCAAAACAATTGAGCCACAGTTGAAGCCAAAGCATGAGATGACAAGACTTTCTTCAGGCATTATTCGGAAGAAGAAATTTCATTATTTGGGAAGGATGTATTTAAACTGTTGTTATGGGTGATATGCAGGTCACCATtctcttcgtgtgtgtgtgtgtttaggacCCTTTCCGACATAAATaatgaccttgtcaggaccagctgTCCTCATTGAGACTAAAACCTGGACGTAACGAGGTAGAACTGAACAAGGACTTGGACCCAATTGCACTAGCTTAACAAAGTAGCAAAACTTGAGAAGACTATGGCACGGGGCTTAAGCTGGTTCTCTGGTTCACATGACGAGACGAGCTGGCAACAGACAAAggcagaccataatatacacacacagtaatggggaacaggtggaaacaatcagggcagGGAAGacaatcagactggcgggaaaaaaacacaaggggaaGAGGCAAGTTACCTGATTTGAGCGAgtgacttttcaaaataaaacaggaaaccagcTTTCTTAGTCATGACATaacttaatttctgaggaactggttaagtttaggtcttatatttgaattgttttattggTTAATATTAGGGTTAGGCATACACTagttataatgttataatgtgGGGATAATGTTTTTGTAGGTTGTCCAAATTAATAGTCGTCAttgcagtgagagagagagatagcgAATAAACACTGTGAAGCATGTTTGAAGGCTCTAGAGGGCAGTATCACGCCATGAATAAACAGCGGCTCTGCCTCTGACCTTGAAGGGCATCCACAGCATCATTGATTACTGACAGCGTCTTGTGTAGGAGGAGCAGCACATGAAAATACCTGTCCAAGGTCGGGGAGACGCTGAGGAGGTGAGgatgcacacaaacataaaattGAACAGCAAATCATTTTCTGAACATTAGGGCATTTTCACACATTGCCCATTGTATGAATGCACATGTATGCACCTGCACTTATTTGTCTGCACTAATTAtaatctatgttttttttaactgaaaacGCCACATATATAAAgtcaaatgaaatattttttttttaatatatatatgtacgaaACTGATGGAGTTTTTTTAAGAGAGCACATGGTCCGTTATGGGTCAAGTTGACCGTTATGCAAGAGGATCGTTAGGGATATGGCACAACCTCTTGGTTGGTCATTAAGAAGAGAGCAGATATGGAGCTAAGATGACCCGGTGCACACATTCCTCTGCATCTCCCAGACGACTGGACATGACTGGACACGACGACTGCGCAGAAGAGAAAAAATGACGTGTGCTGTCCTTTAAGTTACAGTAAGAGAGACGGCCGAGATCAAGGAGCAGGATGGGAATGATGAACATATTAGATGAGTGGGCGAGAGCAGTGGGAGTCTGGAGGAGGGAGAGCGTTACACTCCAAGCGTGGGAAATCTCCTGGTGTGCGTCCCTAGTGGAATAGGAAAACTGTGCTATCTAGTGACTCTGAGTTCCTCAGGGTTCACATCCTCTGTCCGCtcgggaaaaataaaaatgtacgtCATGAATTTTTCATCTTCCATGTCGTGTGTGTTGTATGCATACATTTGGAAATAACATTTCATGAGTCATGACGAtgtgagtctcacacacactaaattTGCACTGAATATTAATTGACAGACTCATTGAGCTGACTGGACTTCATATTTAACTACATTTgtctttaattattaataaaaaccAGTGATTTGGCTTTTATTTAGGAACTTATTTTTGAAAATAGCAGGTCTCCTCATCATGTTCCAGATGTCTACCGGCGTGAGTCACCGGAGCCAACAAATCGACTTCTAAGATTAGGTGAAAAGCTCTAATATTATGGTTTCTTATCATTTTTTGACCCTTTAAAGAGGACCTAATGCTTCGTTTTAGAAATAATGGACTGAAAAGCAAGTAAAACCATTTATTTTGATGAGCTACGATGTGAAATGCCTGTACTGTTAAGCATGTTATGCTCAGTGAGGCAATGTTTTCCTCCTGACAATATGTTAAAGGAATGTTAACTGTACACCATTAACATAGCAGAGATGATATTTCAGTGACGATGGTAAAAAATgaaggaggagaaacaaaaacGCACTGTGTTAAAGCATAACTAAAAGGTTTTCCTCGCTGTTTAAACATATCCACAGGTGAAGTGATTTACCGGAAAAACACAAGGTTTTTAAGTGTGGTGGAAGTGCAATATTCCACTGGAAGCGTGCACACacaacttaacttaacttaaaattCAAGTTATAGAACTTTATATACAGTGTAACatgggaataaataaaaaggaaacacCTTATTTTAAACACCATTACAGTAACTATAGATGTGATAAAACATcataaaattagaaaacaatatgttttaaaaaacatatgCTTTAAACTGTGTTGCTGGTGTCTGGAATAAACCTATTTTTATGTTGCGAAGTGAAAAATGACTGCAATTATGAACCAGGGTTTCGCTCATTACTTACTGttttataatcgattcattggtttAAAACAAGCTTCTTGAGGATGTCAAATGGTGAATATTGGGATATTCACATCATGGAAGTGTTAAAGGGAAATCAAAATAAGGCCATGTTCAGAGGTGGGTGTGATCCACACAGTGACGTGCGGCACTTTGCatcatgcgtgtgtgtgtgtgtgtgtttgcagtcatcATAGCACATCTTCCATACCAAATGACCAGAATGCCAGCGTTGACATACTTGTGAGCGAGATAAGCAACTCCAGATGTTTGCGTAACAACAAAGAGCGATTTGTCCACGCTTCATTCAGAGATCTCTCGTACAGGTCTGTCACTGGCACTGAGCGATAAAGTGTTTTCACATAATGTCCGTGCTCAGTGACTTTCTCTTTGGCTTTAAAGGTATGATAATTACAGTATGTGATCCAGGTCAGACAGTCACCACTTAGCCCCCACAAGTGATTTTGTGAAAAGTGGTATTTATCTGTGGGTTTACGTCAGGCAAATATGTTGATGAAATTAATGGATTTAAATTTTGATGGtcccaaaaaaatgcaaatgtggcAGAGGTAAACCGTCTGGAACAACCATTAGAGTATCAAACACATAATCTGCATCAGGGACAGAGGAACATTGGCTAAAACTCTTCCAGCAACGCCGGTAAACAACTGAATTGCAGCTTAAACCCTTTCACCTTTATGGAGTTGACAGATGTTTTTGtcaagagttttgtttttgcaggctTGCACAAAAACCTCCTGGTGTGGGTCCCTCTAGTGGATTTGTTAGCGCCTCATCATATTGATTATATAATACCACATACTTCACTACACTTCATTGTAACTATATAGATAAGATTTGTAATAAAATAGAAGAAATCAAAGTAGCACAAAATTGAAGCCCGGGAGAATAATATTTATCTGGAATCTAGTGTAATTACACAATGATATTTACGTTATTGTCAGTAAATTGTTTTTGCTCCTCTCGTTCCCTGCCTGAGGCTGGTACTGTTTACCTGTTCTATATGCCTTCTTTGAGTACATTGATTGGttgacagcagctgctggttgGGATGGTGGCGACTAAGGCGTTCACATTACCTCATTCTGCTCCAGATACTCCTGTCGTCCACGCTATACCCCGGTGTATTAGAGCCCCACAGTGGAACAGTTTGAAAACTGCCGAGCTGTATTTAAGTGACAACAATGACACAATTACCTTCATTCACTTTTTGTGACAGATTCCTATCCGAATGACTTTGACTGTCAACAAAAAGCTCACAAGAATCACTCACTTTCCATTTCAgcttcaagtcaagtcaattgtATTTACTGGACATAGGCCTTTACAGTCTGACAACTTATAGTATTCTCTGAATATGtgcatgtgatgtgtttttgggTGTCAGCGTGGGCACGGTTCACTTCTGAAATAGAGATAAAACGCTCATCTGGACACAGATTGTTTTTATCTGAATGCCATTTTTCTCTTCACCCAACTAACTATgcaaaaccagcaacaagtcggCCCAGCACAAAccgagtaaacaaagaaaaaatatttttatttacaattttttttcaaacttatGCAAGTTAAAGTTTCAAAGAAGCCACTATATccttcaaatcacagtattgtgggTCTTAAAACCATATACTTTGCATTTGAATTAGGGTTGCATTCcactgcttttgttgttttttcggccaatcagctcctcacagaggaaacacatggctaaatatgcagctgctgcgctcctcactgtgactgctgcttattactgttactgctggATGGACGAGGAAAAACACATCGCAGAAGAACTAAATCGTGGCTGTTACGGCGCAAATCTTCTTAACAAAGGCAGAGGCTTCTGGTCATGCCGACGCAGATCTCCCTTCTGCTATGGTACCGGACTTTATGCTAACgtgttagcatttaagctagcggactttgTCCAGAGTTCATACACAAACGGATGGATTATTTAGCGGCCGAACGAGAGTGGCAGGACGAGAGAATAACTGGACACCTTGAGGTGAACAGACACAGTACTTCTGAGATGACGACATGACGCCAGCGATTAAAAGAGAGCGCCCTGAAC
Coding sequences within:
- the rgs16 gene encoding regulator of G-protein signaling 16, whose protein sequence is MCKGLASLPTCCLERAKELKARLGSVLQKSSWNLHCCCKIGKNKPTLEECLRWKESFEKLLSSKYGLCAFTAFLVSEFSEENIAFYFACEEYRSTKSPAKLQAKAHKIYDEFIGSEAPREINIDHETRDITKANMQTPSPSCFDIAQHRIYMLMAKDCYPRFLRSPAYRDLLSQPKPSDKATKQPRQEKKV